From a region of the Defluviitalea raffinosedens genome:
- a CDS encoding response regulator transcription factor gives MYKVMIIDDEKSLRNLLKNAIQWGELGLEIAGEAASGIEAINIIDEIKPDIAFVDIKMPFMDGIEFSRVAIQRYPDLKIVILTAFSDFEYARECIGIGVCEYLLKPIVRADIKAALEKIIKKLDEERPKKAEKEVTVVPGNDTIRKIEEYIRKNYTQADLNLTSIAQTFGFNASYLSRLFKTETGKNLIDYLTECRMEQAIAYAKQGMLMYMTAKMVGIPDPNYFGKCFKKYTNQTYSDFMKQCKNAT, from the coding sequence ATGTATAAGGTAATGATTATCGATGATGAAAAATCCCTTAGAAATCTATTGAAGAATGCTATCCAATGGGGAGAGTTAGGGCTTGAAATAGCTGGCGAAGCAGCCAGTGGCATTGAAGCCATTAATATTATTGATGAAATTAAGCCGGATATTGCATTTGTAGATATTAAGATGCCCTTTATGGACGGAATAGAATTTTCAAGAGTAGCCATTCAGCGGTATCCGGATTTAAAAATAGTCATTCTGACTGCATTCAGTGATTTTGAGTATGCAAGAGAGTGCATAGGCATTGGTGTGTGTGAATATTTGTTAAAACCCATAGTACGGGCAGATATTAAAGCAGCTCTGGAAAAAATCATTAAAAAACTGGATGAAGAACGTCCAAAGAAAGCAGAAAAAGAAGTTACAGTGGTTCCCGGGAATGACACGATCCGTAAAATTGAAGAATATATTCGAAAAAATTATACTCAGGCGGATTTGAACTTAACATCCATTGCTCAGACTTTCGGATTTAATGCAAGTTATTTAAGCCGGTTGTTTAAAACAGAAACTGGGAAAAACTTAATAGATTACCTTACAGAATGCAGAATGGAACAAGCAATAGCTTATGCCAAACAAGGGATGCTCATGTATATGACGGCCAAAATGGTTGGTATTCCTGATCCCAATTATTTTGGGAAGTGCTTTAAAAAATACACGAATCAAACGTACTCTGATTTTATGAAGCAATGCAAAAATGCAACATAA
- a CDS encoding sensor histidine kinase, with the protein MIDYVKDNNYHSMISIGNNLNTEFGAVSTMSQLIMTDPAVVDYLKSDRSNSPRLLQNAMMTMYDIGNTFNYVSSIYVFRMDKNYVNVGREVTYINRNIIYDPKWQEEIIEKAGLYAIRVNGDGAFKAKSGKPVISFIRLINDLDTQKPIGLIVINLTTDILRNSFKDMTSQDRHFCYYDDQGNILLGDERVKEFQEMEIGQNEFEQVSEEGFFYTKILSRFHIPDTPFTIAKIEHLSFKKYFSSQAIMVITIIIALTIVCLIIIGIFISVYVANPLEKLVQYMDSLKLGWQRKESLRLSNNDAGYLKNIHNYKLIEINRLIDELLEKEKAMQKAELEVLREQINPHFLYNALGTIADLALQNSADEVYDAIETLGNFYRRFLSKGSKEITIREEVAIVRDYLKLQKLRYEDVFEDEYDLQEDLLDIKIPKLILQPLVENSLYHGVRLKGEKGIIRVSVYEKDQRLHIVVYDSGVGMNPEQIQSLMNENNNKSFGLKGTIERIRYYYDMDDVFEIKSKEGEYCEVDIKIPL; encoded by the coding sequence ATGATTGATTATGTGAAGGACAATAATTATCATTCTATGATTTCTATTGGAAACAATCTGAATACTGAATTTGGAGCTGTCAGCACAATGAGCCAGCTTATAATGACTGATCCTGCGGTGGTTGATTATTTAAAAAGTGATCGTAGTAATTCTCCAAGATTATTGCAAAATGCAATGATGACAATGTATGATATTGGTAATACTTTTAATTATGTATCTTCTATCTATGTATTCAGAATGGATAAGAATTACGTTAATGTTGGGAGAGAAGTTACTTATATCAATAGGAACATTATATACGATCCAAAATGGCAGGAGGAAATTATAGAGAAAGCTGGCTTATATGCTATAAGAGTGAACGGAGATGGAGCCTTCAAAGCAAAATCTGGAAAACCTGTAATATCCTTTATTCGTCTGATTAATGATCTGGATACACAAAAACCCATTGGTCTTATAGTGATCAATTTAACGACAGATATTCTCAGAAACTCTTTTAAAGACATGACAAGTCAGGACAGGCATTTTTGCTATTATGATGATCAGGGCAATATCTTGTTAGGAGATGAAAGAGTAAAAGAATTTCAGGAAATGGAAATTGGCCAGAACGAATTTGAACAAGTTTCCGAAGAAGGCTTTTTTTATACTAAAATATTGTCTCGTTTTCATATACCGGATACGCCATTCACTATAGCCAAAATTGAGCATTTGTCTTTTAAAAAATATTTTTCTTCACAGGCGATTATGGTGATTACGATTATTATTGCACTAACCATTGTATGTTTAATCATCATCGGAATATTTATATCCGTATATGTGGCAAATCCACTGGAAAAATTGGTCCAATACATGGACAGTTTAAAATTAGGATGGCAAAGAAAGGAAAGTCTGCGCTTGTCCAATAATGATGCGGGATATTTAAAAAATATTCATAATTATAAACTGATTGAGATCAATCGTTTAATAGATGAATTGCTGGAAAAAGAAAAAGCCATGCAAAAAGCGGAGCTGGAAGTGCTAAGAGAGCAAATCAATCCCCACTTTTTATATAATGCTTTAGGCACCATAGCAGATCTCGCTCTGCAAAATTCAGCGGATGAAGTTTACGATGCCATTGAAACGCTGGGAAACTTCTATAGAAGATTCTTAAGCAAAGGTAGCAAAGAGATTACAATCAGAGAAGAAGTGGCAATTGTAAGGGACTATCTGAAGCTTCAAAAACTAAGGTATGAAGATGTATTTGAGGATGAATATGATTTACAGGAAGATTTGCTGGATATCAAAATACCGAAATTAATTTTACAGCCTTTAGTAGAGAACAGTTTGTACCATGGAGTAAGGTTAAAAGGAGAGAAAGGCATTATCAGAGTGTCTGTCTATGAAAAAGATCAACGGCTGCATATCGTTGTCTACGACAGTGGCGTTGGAATGAATCCAGAGCAAATCCAATCTCTCATGAATGAGAATAATAATAAAAGCTTTGGATTAAAAGGCACGATCGAACGCATCCGTTATTATTATGACATGGATGACGTTTTTGAGATCAAGAGTAAAGAAGGGGAATACTGTGAAGTGGATATAAAAATCCCATTATAG
- a CDS encoding glycoside hydrolase family 3 C-terminal domain-containing protein codes for MNSHELCKKKAKELVAQMTLEEKASQLTYNSPAIKRLGIPAYNWWNEALHGVARAGTATSFPQAIGLAAIFDEEFLREVADTIAEEGRAKYNESSKHEDRDIYKGLTFWSPNVNIFRDPRWGRGHETYGEDPFLSARLGVAFIKGLQGEGEVLKAAACAKHFAVHSGPEDLRHEFNAEVSLKDLWETYLPAFEACVKEGKVESVMGAYNRTNGEPCCGSYFLLRDILRNKWGFDGHVVSDCWAIKDFHMHHMVTSTPQESAALAIDAGCDLNCGNTYLLLLQALQEGLITEEHITRAAERLFTTRFKLGLFEGSEYDQIPYEVVECKEHIELAIEAARKSAVLLKNDGILPIDKTKVKTIGVIGPNANSRRALKGNYYGTSSRYITVLEGIQDEAGDEVRILYSKGCELVKDRTEPLAYSHDRLMEAVTVAEHSDIVVLCLGLDETIEGEEMDEGNNVGSGDKKDLELPQVQRKLLEKIVAVGKPTILCLLAGSAINLSYAQEHCNGILMAWYPGARGGKAIADILFGKTSPSGKLPITFYASLDNLPPFTDYSMKNRTYRYIEEKPLYPFGYGLTYGDVICTGAVLEEPIKLNQDIKIKVSVKNRGKVATEDVVQVYIKDEESRYAVRNTSLCGFKRIHLNAGEEKEFHMMIPFESLKVVNDEGERILDSNKFTLYIGVSGADERSVELTKKEPVILPLILNCAK; via the coding sequence ATGAACTCACATGAATTATGCAAAAAGAAAGCAAAAGAACTTGTAGCACAGATGACTCTGGAAGAAAAAGCAAGTCAATTGACTTACAATTCTCCGGCAATAAAAAGGCTGGGGATTCCAGCATATAACTGGTGGAACGAAGCCCTTCATGGAGTAGCCCGGGCTGGCACCGCTACCAGCTTTCCGCAGGCAATTGGCCTTGCAGCTATTTTTGATGAAGAATTTTTAAGAGAGGTAGCTGACACTATAGCAGAAGAAGGCAGGGCAAAGTATAATGAAAGTTCCAAACATGAAGACAGAGACATCTATAAAGGTTTAACTTTTTGGTCTCCAAATGTCAATATTTTCCGAGATCCTCGTTGGGGCAGAGGACATGAAACTTATGGAGAAGATCCATTTTTATCTGCAAGATTAGGGGTTGCTTTTATAAAAGGACTTCAGGGGGAAGGGGAAGTTTTAAAAGCTGCGGCCTGTGCAAAGCATTTTGCAGTACACAGTGGTCCTGAAGATTTACGTCACGAATTTAATGCAGAAGTGAGTTTGAAAGATTTATGGGAAACTTACCTTCCGGCCTTTGAAGCCTGTGTCAAAGAAGGAAAAGTAGAATCTGTTATGGGGGCTTACAACAGAACCAATGGAGAACCTTGCTGCGGCAGCTATTTCCTTCTTAGAGATATCTTAAGAAACAAATGGGGATTTGATGGCCATGTGGTATCAGACTGCTGGGCAATTAAAGATTTTCATATGCATCATATGGTAACCAGTACACCTCAGGAATCTGCAGCTCTGGCAATCGATGCAGGATGTGATTTAAATTGCGGTAACACATATCTGCTTCTTCTTCAGGCTTTGCAGGAAGGACTTATAACAGAAGAGCATATTACAAGAGCAGCTGAAAGACTGTTTACTACCAGATTCAAATTAGGATTATTTGAGGGCAGCGAATATGATCAAATTCCTTATGAAGTGGTAGAATGTAAAGAACATATTGAACTGGCCATCGAAGCGGCAAGAAAGAGTGCAGTACTTTTAAAAAATGACGGCATTTTGCCTATTGATAAAACGAAGGTTAAAACCATCGGCGTCATCGGACCCAATGCTAACAGCAGGCGTGCCCTGAAAGGAAACTACTATGGAACATCTTCCAGATACATTACCGTGTTAGAAGGCATTCAGGATGAAGCAGGAGACGAAGTAAGGATTCTTTATTCAAAGGGTTGTGAACTGGTAAAAGACAGAACAGAACCTTTGGCATACTCCCATGACAGGCTTATGGAAGCAGTAACTGTGGCAGAACACAGCGATATAGTGGTTTTATGTCTTGGACTGGATGAAACCATAGAAGGAGAAGAGATGGACGAAGGCAATAATGTTGGTTCGGGGGATAAGAAGGATCTGGAATTGCCGCAAGTACAAAGAAAACTTTTAGAGAAGATTGTAGCAGTAGGAAAACCCACAATACTTTGTCTTCTAGCCGGAAGTGCTATCAATTTAAGTTATGCCCAGGAGCATTGTAATGGTATTTTAATGGCCTGGTATCCGGGAGCAAGGGGAGGAAAGGCGATAGCAGATATTTTATTTGGAAAAACTTCACCATCTGGAAAACTTCCCATAACCTTTTATGCTTCTCTTGACAATCTGCCGCCTTTTACAGATTACTCCATGAAAAATAGAACTTATCGTTATATTGAAGAAAAACCTTTATATCCATTTGGTTATGGTTTAACATATGGAGATGTGATTTGTACCGGTGCGGTTTTGGAAGAACCTATAAAACTTAATCAGGATATAAAAATAAAAGTATCTGTAAAGAACAGGGGTAAAGTTGCTACAGAAGATGTTGTGCAAGTCTATATTAAAGACGAAGAATCCAGATATGCTGTGAGAAATACCAGTTTATGCGGTTTTAAAAGAATTCACCTTAATGCTGGAGAAGAAAAAGAATTTCATATGATGATTCCTTTTGAATCATTAAAAGTTGTAAACGACGAAGGAGAAAGAATTTTAGACAGCAATAAGTTCACCCTGTATATTGGCGTTTCTGGTGCGGATGAAAGAAGTGTAGAATTAACAAAAAAAGAACCTGTCATTCTCCCTCTTATACTTAATTGTGCGAAGTAA
- a CDS encoding carbohydrate ABC transporter permease — translation MESSVKAKSKDIIIYTILGIWAAINLFPLYWMFTFSLKDNREIFGENVVGLPRKWLWSNYEAALTTGNMGLYFINSIIVTCATIILTTIFSLMASYALNRLVWKGRNLVNSIFMLGLTVPIHAALLPIFIILRNLKMTNSYQALIIPYTAFALAMAIMICGGFIENIPRELEEAACIDGAGIFGIFFRVILPLMKPALSTIAIFTFLQAWNELMFAVIFISDSKYRTLSVGIQTLSGSYTTDWGPIGAALVIATFPTLVAYSFMSKKIQQSLMAGAIKG, via the coding sequence ATGGAGAGCAGTGTAAAAGCAAAGTCAAAGGATATTATAATCTATACTATTTTAGGCATATGGGCAGCAATCAATCTTTTCCCTTTATATTGGATGTTTACATTTTCTCTTAAGGACAATAGAGAAATTTTCGGTGAAAATGTGGTGGGCCTTCCCCGAAAGTGGCTCTGGTCCAATTATGAAGCGGCTTTAACCACAGGGAATATGGGCTTATATTTTATTAACAGTATTATTGTTACTTGTGCTACAATTATATTGACAACGATATTTTCTCTCATGGCGAGTTATGCCTTAAACAGGCTTGTATGGAAGGGAAGAAATTTAGTCAACAGTATTTTTATGCTGGGTCTGACTGTTCCGATTCATGCAGCACTTTTACCGATTTTTATTATTTTAAGGAATTTAAAAATGACGAATTCCTATCAGGCATTAATTATACCTTATACAGCTTTTGCTTTGGCTATGGCTATTATGATTTGCGGAGGATTTATTGAAAATATACCGAGAGAGCTGGAGGAAGCAGCGTGTATTGACGGAGCCGGTATTTTTGGAATCTTTTTTAGAGTCATATTACCACTTATGAAGCCTGCTCTTTCTACCATTGCAATTTTTACTTTTTTACAGGCGTGGAATGAGCTTATGTTTGCAGTCATCTTCATAAGCGACTCGAAGTATAGAACATTATCAGTAGGAATCCAAACACTGTCCGGTTCTTATACGACTGATTGGGGCCCCATTGGTGCGGCGCTGGTTATTGCAACATTCCCGACACTGGTTGCCTACAGCTTTATGAGCAAAAAAATACAGCAAAGTCTGATGGCAGGAGCAATCAAAGGTTAA
- a CDS encoding carbohydrate ABC transporter permease: MDSVRKNKLAIFVFIFPAALLFTAIIILPIFMSSYYSLLKWDGINKGVFIGLKNYIELFTSKSAGFPKTIGNALVLAFLSVFIQLPISLGLALLLSKGVKGERFFVSVFFLPVLISTVVIGQLWMKIYNPDYGILNVGLRTIGLGHLAKPWLGDQKTALLAVFVPILWQYVGYHMLLMYAGIKSISPEFREAAKIDGATEWQISKHVIIPMLKPVIKVSVIFAVTGSLKAFDLIYVLTNGGPAHASEVPSTLMVSMIFERNRYGFGSAIALFIIFLCFFFAIVIQKFFKTEVD; the protein is encoded by the coding sequence ATGGATTCGGTAAGAAAGAATAAATTAGCTATTTTTGTATTCATTTTTCCTGCGGCACTCTTGTTTACAGCTATCATCATATTACCAATCTTTATGTCATCATATTATAGTTTATTAAAATGGGACGGAATTAATAAGGGAGTATTTATAGGGCTTAAAAATTATATTGAGTTATTTACAAGTAAGTCAGCAGGATTTCCAAAAACTATAGGGAATGCTTTAGTACTTGCATTTTTATCCGTTTTTATACAGCTGCCCATCTCATTGGGATTGGCTTTACTTTTGTCTAAAGGTGTAAAAGGTGAAAGATTTTTTGTTTCTGTGTTTTTTCTCCCAGTGCTAATTTCAACCGTTGTTATTGGACAATTATGGATGAAAATTTATAATCCTGACTATGGAATTTTAAATGTTGGATTAAGAACCATAGGATTGGGGCACTTAGCCAAGCCTTGGCTGGGAGATCAAAAGACAGCATTATTGGCTGTATTTGTTCCGATTTTATGGCAGTATGTAGGTTATCATATGCTTTTGATGTATGCAGGCATTAAATCCATTTCTCCGGAGTTCAGAGAAGCTGCAAAGATAGACGGCGCCACAGAATGGCAGATCTCAAAGCACGTTATTATTCCGATGCTTAAGCCAGTTATAAAAGTAAGTGTCATTTTTGCAGTTACGGGTTCTTTAAAGGCTTTTGATTTAATATATGTCTTGACCAATGGCGGCCCTGCCCATGCCAGTGAAGTACCAAGTACTCTGATGGTATCGATGATCTTTGAACGCAACAGATATGGATTTGGCAGCGCCATAGCGTTATTTATCATCTTCCTGTGCTTTTTCTTTGCCATCGTGATTCAGAAATTCTTCAAAACGGAGGTGGACTAG
- a CDS encoding extracellular solute-binding protein — translation MKKRFLSFLLCIMMVASLAVGCGSKSDNTQTNEANTSTNNETNTETSGNSSGEVTLTLWSIATESDAFSPAYAKAIADFEAANPGVKIVHETFENQSYKTKIKSAVAANELPDIFYTWGGGFSKPFVDSGKVLPLDDYFAEYKDELPEVALTNVRFDGKLYGVTFTTPLSAVFYNKKMFEENGVKVPTNWDEFIEVCKTFKSKGITPIGISAKDTWVIAMTHDNLVLKSAGPEKVAAALTKSGQTYNDPDFIEASKKLRELIDLGAYPEGAPGLSNDEASAMFYNGDVAMFITGSWMAGSIQTDPENPEDFDVFPFPAVGGKGKETDFMGGATDSLMVNASGPHKDIAAKAAFELAKSISKYAYLDGAGVAAWKVDYDDSSVNPITKKIADMASKATSFTIWYDTLMEAEDAGEYLALLQELFMGNISPEELAEAMANQLEQ, via the coding sequence ATGAAAAAGAGATTTTTAAGTTTCTTATTGTGCATTATGATGGTTGCATCCCTTGCTGTCGGATGCGGATCAAAATCAGACAACACTCAAACCAATGAAGCGAATACTTCAACGAACAATGAGACGAATACTGAGACATCAGGGAATTCATCAGGTGAAGTTACATTAACACTTTGGAGTATTGCTACAGAAAGTGATGCATTCAGTCCTGCTTATGCTAAAGCTATTGCAGATTTTGAAGCAGCAAATCCAGGTGTAAAAATCGTGCATGAAACTTTTGAAAACCAATCTTATAAGACAAAGATCAAATCAGCAGTTGCTGCTAATGAACTTCCTGATATTTTCTATACTTGGGGCGGTGGATTTTCTAAGCCTTTTGTAGACTCAGGCAAGGTGTTACCACTAGATGATTATTTTGCAGAATATAAAGATGAATTACCAGAAGTAGCTCTCACAAATGTAAGATTCGACGGAAAATTATATGGTGTTACTTTTACAACGCCATTATCTGCAGTTTTTTATAATAAAAAGATGTTTGAAGAAAACGGTGTAAAAGTTCCAACTAACTGGGATGAATTCATTGAAGTTTGTAAGACATTTAAATCTAAAGGGATTACTCCGATTGGTATCAGTGCTAAAGATACATGGGTAATTGCTATGACTCATGACAATTTGGTATTAAAATCTGCAGGGCCTGAAAAAGTAGCTGCAGCACTTACAAAATCTGGACAGACTTATAACGACCCTGACTTTATAGAGGCTTCCAAAAAATTGAGAGAACTGATAGATTTAGGTGCATATCCGGAAGGTGCTCCTGGTTTATCTAACGACGAAGCAAGTGCGATGTTTTATAATGGTGATGTTGCTATGTTCATTACAGGAAGCTGGATGGCAGGCTCTATTCAGACAGACCCAGAAAATCCAGAAGATTTTGACGTATTCCCATTCCCTGCGGTAGGCGGCAAAGGTAAAGAAACTGACTTTATGGGTGGAGCAACCGATTCCTTAATGGTTAATGCATCTGGTCCTCATAAAGATATAGCTGCAAAAGCAGCATTTGAACTTGCAAAAAGTATTTCAAAATATGCTTATCTTGACGGTGCAGGAGTAGCTGCATGGAAAGTAGATTATGATGACAGCTCAGTAAACCCAATTACTAAGAAAATCGCAGATATGGCATCTAAAGCAACTTCCTTTACAATTTGGTATGATACATTAATGGAAGCTGAAGATGCAGGAGAATACCTGGCATTGTTACAAGAACTTTTCATGGGAAATATTTCTCCTGAAGAATTAGCTGAGGCAATGGCAAACCAACTTGAGCAATAA
- a CDS encoding GntR family transcriptional regulator, which translates to MTFDLQKEVSDHSLRGRVFHKIREDILEGKYAAGEPLTEVAISQNLGVSRTPVREALKQLELEGLVTSIPNKGTVVSGISKQDIIDIYEIRSLIEGLAARWAATKITDEQLKQLEEIIELTEFYTEKNNMEHLHELDTQFHEVIYEASNSKPLKHILSDFHHYAQRVRMQSIATPGRAKKSTEEHKAILEAIKNRNPEEAERLTNLHVKNVKENMMKYLKG; encoded by the coding sequence GTGACTTTTGATCTTCAAAAAGAAGTGAGCGATCACTCACTGAGAGGTCGAGTCTTTCACAAAATAAGAGAAGACATATTAGAAGGCAAATATGCGGCAGGGGAACCATTAACAGAAGTGGCGATTTCACAAAATTTGGGTGTTAGTCGCACTCCTGTCAGGGAAGCTCTTAAGCAATTAGAGTTAGAGGGGCTTGTCACTTCTATTCCCAATAAAGGGACGGTGGTCTCGGGGATTAGTAAGCAGGATATTATAGACATCTATGAAATACGTTCCTTAATTGAAGGCTTGGCGGCCAGATGGGCGGCGACGAAAATAACAGATGAACAATTAAAGCAGTTGGAAGAAATTATAGAATTGACAGAATTTTATACAGAAAAAAACAATATGGAGCATTTGCATGAACTCGATACACAGTTCCATGAAGTCATTTATGAAGCTTCCAACAGCAAACCTTTAAAACATATATTATCTGATTTTCATCACTACGCACAAAGAGTAAGGATGCAGTCTATCGCAACCCCTGGCCGTGCAAAAAAGTCCACAGAGGAACATAAAGCCATTTTAGAAGCAATCAAAAACAGAAATCCCGAGGAAGCAGAAAGACTTACCAATCTTCATGTTAAAAATGTTAAAGAAAATATGATGAAGTATTTAAAAGGCTGA
- a CDS encoding isocitrate/isopropylmalate family dehydrogenase, which translates to MNNMIQEAKEKFGKLVEEQLKRVEMMKSQGDFINYKELDQIIIGIVGGDGIGPAITAQAQRILEFLLKDEVEKGKVRFKVIDGLTIENRAKVNKAIPDDVLEELKECHVILKGPTTTPRAGDPWPNIESANVAMRKELDLFANVRPVRVPEQGIDWTFFRENTEGAYVLGSKGFHINEDIAFDFKVMTTQGIERIARAAFDYARANGKKRVTIVTKANVVKTTDGKFLNICKEVAKDYPEIEVDDWYIDIMTAKLVDEKRRTQFQVIVLPNLYGDILTDEAAEFQGGVGTAGSANIGKRYAMFEAIHGSAPRMVEEGRAKYADPSSIIRAASMLLSHIGYVEESQKLDKAMDICTRTEKKLVITGRDTGATNEEFADYVMETIKSL; encoded by the coding sequence ATGAATAACATGATTCAAGAAGCGAAAGAGAAATTTGGAAAACTGGTAGAAGAACAACTTAAAAGAGTAGAAATGATGAAAAGCCAGGGAGACTTTATCAATTATAAAGAACTGGATCAAATTATTATCGGAATTGTTGGAGGAGATGGCATCGGACCTGCGATTACAGCACAGGCTCAGAGAATCCTGGAGTTTCTTTTAAAAGATGAAGTAGAAAAAGGAAAAGTTCGCTTTAAAGTAATAGACGGTTTGACCATTGAAAACAGAGCAAAAGTAAATAAAGCAATTCCTGATGATGTTTTAGAAGAACTTAAAGAATGTCATGTGATTTTAAAAGGACCTACGACTACTCCAAGAGCCGGAGACCCATGGCCAAATATTGAAAGTGCCAATGTGGCAATGCGAAAAGAATTAGACCTTTTTGCCAATGTGCGTCCCGTAAGAGTACCAGAACAGGGTATTGACTGGACTTTCTTCAGAGAAAATACAGAAGGGGCTTATGTTCTTGGCTCTAAAGGTTTCCACATTAATGAGGATATTGCCTTTGACTTTAAAGTAATGACAACCCAGGGAATTGAAAGAATTGCAAGAGCAGCTTTTGATTATGCAAGAGCCAATGGGAAGAAAAGAGTAACCATCGTAACAAAGGCTAACGTTGTAAAAACGACGGACGGTAAATTCCTTAATATCTGCAAAGAAGTGGCTAAAGATTATCCGGAAATAGAAGTGGATGACTGGTATATCGATATCATGACCGCTAAACTAGTGGATGAAAAGAGAAGAACCCAGTTCCAGGTTATTGTGCTTCCAAACCTTTACGGAGATATTTTGACCGATGAAGCTGCAGAGTTCCAGGGAGGAGTTGGAACAGCAGGAAGTGCCAATATTGGAAAGAGATATGCTATGTTTGAAGCAATCCATGGTTCAGCCCCCAGAATGGTGGAAGAAGGAAGAGCAAAGTATGCAGACCCAAGCAGCATTATCCGTGCAGCGTCCATGCTTCTTTCCCATATCGGATATGTGGAAGAATCTCAAAAATTAGACAAGGCAATGGATATTTGCACCCGTACTGAGAAAAAACTTGTGATTACAGGAAGAGATACGGGCGCTACCAACGAAGAGTTTGCAGATTATGTTATGGAAACCATTAAATCTTTATAA